The Cylindrospermum stagnale PCC 7417 genome segment TGCCTGCATTAGGGTAGCGATATTTTCCCAATTAGCCCCACTACCGATGAACACTGGTGTGCCAGATGCCGCGCCGCAAGCCAGTTCCAAATCTTCTTGGTTAGGTGGGCTACCAGTAGCCCAGCCGGATAAAATCACCGCATCTGCCAAACCCCTTTCAATTGTGTCTTTGACGGCGACTGTGAGATTTGGAGAACTCAACGGACGAGCGTGCTTCACCAATACATCAGCAAAGATTTTGACATCAGATCCCAATTCTCGCCGATAGCGGAGTAATTGATGGGCATCTCCCTCGATTAATCCCTGATCCGTTGCCATTACCCCTGTGAGGACATTGACGCGGATGAATTGTGCCCGTACGCAGCTGGCGATCGCGATCGCGCTTTTGCCATCGTTCCGCAAAACATTTAAGCCCACAGGCAAAGTCACTAAATTCTGTATTTGCTGCACCACTACAGTCATCGCACTCACAACCGCTGGATCGACTTGGTTTTTAGTAAACGGTGCGTCGAAAAAATTTTCCACAATAATGCCGTCTACCCCTCCACTAGCGAGAGCTGTTGCTTCTTGTTCAGCGCGATCAATCACCGCTTGCAGGCTACCTCCCCAACGGGGAGAGGTAGGCAGTGGTAGTAGGTGAACTACGCCAATAATCGGTGTTCGAGTTTTAAATAACTGATATAAGTCCACGTCTTTAATCCGCTTCGCGGAGTCCAGAGTCTAGAATTTTTTGACTATTGACCATTAACCCTTGACTCTTGACTT includes the following:
- the btpA gene encoding photosystem I biogenesis protein BtpA, which produces MDLYQLFKTRTPIIGVVHLLPLPTSPRWGGSLQAVIDRAEQEATALASGGVDGIIVENFFDAPFTKNQVDPAVVSAMTVVVQQIQNLVTLPVGLNVLRNDGKSAIAIASCVRAQFIRVNVLTGVMATDQGLIEGDAHQLLRYRRELGSDVKIFADVLVKHARPLSSPNLTVAVKDTIERGLADAVILSGWATGSPPNQEDLELACGAASGTPVFIGSGANWENIATLMQAADGVIVSSSLKRHEKIEQPIDPIRVSQFVEAARRSWNSKSESKSISSVKLHS